One Candidatus Nanopelagicales bacterium genomic window, ACGACCCGGGTGCCACCGGCCGTGCCGTGGCCCGGGTCAACGTCTTCAACTACGTGGGCTTCGTGCTCGGCGCACCGCTCGTCGGCCTGGTCGCGGAGGGCACGTCCCTGCGCTGGGGCTTCGCGGTGCTGGTCCCGGTGGCACTGGTGCTCGTGCTGATGGCCGGGGCGTACCGCCCGGGTCAGACCAGCAGCGGGTCGCGGACGCCGGCATCGACGAGGATGCGGACGTAGTCGGCGCGCTGCTCCTCGGTCGCCTCGGGGAAGTCGCGAGCCGCCGCGCGCACCCCGTGCCTGCGGAACCCGATCACGCGCACCCGCATGGCCGGGTCCACGTCGAGCAGCCACTCGGCGGTGCGGCGCAGCGTGCGCTCGTCGTCGTTGACCCCCGGCACGAGCAGCAGGCGGACCTCGTGCAGCTTGCCCAGGTCGGACAGGTGCCGGATCGAGTCGAGGACGGCGTCGTTGGGCTCGCCGGTGAGCAGCCGGTGCACCTCGGGGGCGAGTGCCTTGAGGTCGATCATCGCGGCGTCCATCACCGGCGCCAGCCGGTCCCAGGTGGCCCGCGACGCCGAGCCGTTGCTGTCCACGAAGGTGGTGAGCCCGGCCAGACCCGGGTCGGACTTCAGCGCCTCGAACCAGGCGCGCAGAAAGTCGGCCTGCAGGGTGGACTCGCCGCCGGAGGCGGTCACCCCACTGAGGAACGGGACGACCGGGCGCAGGTCCGCGACCAGCGCCTCGACCGACATCTCCCGCGCCCGCGGCGTGTGCAGCGGGATGGTGTGCGGGTTGTGGCAGGCGACGCAGTCGAATCCGCAGCCCTGGAAGAACACGACATAGCGGTTGCCCGGGCCGTCCACCCAGGAGAAGCGGACGACGTCAGCGACGAGCCCGAGGGGAGGACTCATGGCTCACCACCCGCTTCACCGCGCGCTGGTCGACGTGCGACTGCGCCACCGACCCTGCGCCGAGGAACGTGCTGCCGTGCCGCGCGCCCTCCTCGACGTGGATCAGGTCGGACTTGCGGACGAGGTAGCCGGTGATCCGGATGAAGTCGTTGCTGTCCAGGTTGAACGTGAAGTCCCGCATCCCCAGGGCGAAGGCGCCGCGGATGACGTCGACCACGGCCTGCGGGTTGCGCCGGGTGGTGTCGTCGAAGTGCAGGATGTCGCTGACCCCGGACTGGAAGTGGGTGTGGTGCGGGGCGACCGCGCGCAGGTGCTCGTACAGCGGCGGCTCGGTCCCGACCGGGATCCGGGTGCCGGCGGTGACCCCCTCGTCGAGGTCGATCCCGGACTGCGAGTGCAGGAACGCGCGGCCGCCGTTGGCCTCGCAGTACGGCATCGGGCGGCGGGCCACCAGGTCGGCGACCGTGGAGACGATGCGATAGGACAGCGCGTTCGCGTCGTCGTCGTGGCCGTAGCGGCCCTCGTGCCCGGCGCGCTCCATCAGCAGGTCGACCGCCTCGGCCAGCCCGAAGACCCCGAACATCGCGGAGAACCGGGCCAGGTCGACCAGACCCTCCCGCGCCAGCCAGGAGTGCTCGTAGAAGCCGGCCTCCTCGACCAGGTAGCGGATCCGCGACTCCATCAGCTCCGCGGTGAGCTCGACGTAGAACGGCAGCGTCACGGCCAGGTAGGCCTCGGTGTCGCCGTCGTGGTGGAGGACGGACTCGCGCAGGTTCAGCCGCACCAGCGTGTGCGACCCGCCGCCGATGCGCAGCGAGTTGTAGCAGCTGACGGCCGCGTAGTCCTCGCCGTGGTCGCGCACCATCATCGGGTGGTTGACGAAGTGCGGCTTGCCGCACTCGAACACGGTCGTGACGGCGTCGCGCACCAGGTCGTCGGGCGTGCGCTCGGGGTCGACCTTGAGCGTGACGTTGGGGACGACCTGCAGCAGCTCGCGGTCCAGCCGCAGCAGGGTGCGGGCGACCCGGGAGTCGTCGGGACCGAGGTCGGTGTGCACGAACGCGTCGGGGTACATCCGGTCCACCGACACCCAGAACCGGCGCAGCGACGCCTCGAGGTGCTCGTCGTCCACGTCGTCGACGAACGGGGCCAGCACCTTGTCGAGGTCGCCGAGGTAGACCGGGTACCCCGTGATCGACGGGACCTGCGAGTACATGCACAGCAGGAACGTCAGCGCGTCGTCGAGGGTCTGGGGTGCCTCCAGCTCCAGGAAGGCCGAGCCCTGGCGCACCGCCTGCACGTAGTCCGGGAGCACGTAGCGCGGCCGGTAGGGGGCGTTGCCCTCGTACATGTCGCAGATGACCCGCTTGTCCAGCGCCAACCGGCAGGCGTCGCTGACGGGCGGCGGCTCGAGCGCCTCCTCCGCCAGCCCGGCCAGCCGCTGCACGCGCTGGCGGTAGGTCAGGGACGGGTCCTCGACGACGCCGCGGACCAGGGACCGGAGCTCCTCCATCTGCACGGGCGCACCTTAGGCACCGCAGCGCCGCAGGCCTAGGGCCACAGGTCCCGCAGCAGGCCCTGGGTCCGTGGGTCCCGCGTCAACGCAGGGCGGCGGCCATCCGCTGCACGATCTCGGTGAGGATGCCGGCGGAGGTGGCGATGCTGAGGCGGACGTGGCCCGCTCCCCCGGCCCCGAACGCCGGGCCGGAGCCGCACGCCACCCGGCCGCGCTCGAGGAACACGGCCGCGGGGTCCGGTCCCAGCCCGAGCTCGCTGCAGTCGACCCAGGCCAGGTAGCCGGCAGCAGGGGCCACGTACCGGGTCCCGGGCAGGTCCCGGTCCAGCAGGTCGGCGAGCAGAGCGCGGTTGCGGTCGATCGTGGCCAGCGCCCGGTCCAGCCAGTCCTGGCCCTCGGAGTACGCGGCCACGGCGGCCACGACACCGAACAGGCCGGTGGTGAAGTGGGCCTCCTGCGGCACCCGCTCCCCCAGCCGGTCGGCCAACGACGCGGATCCCGCGACGAGCTGGGCGCACTTGAGACCCGGCACGTTCCACGCCTTCGAGGCTGACGTCACCGTGACCGAGTCCCCGGCCGCCTCCTCCCCCAGCGAGACGTACGGGGTGTGCACCGCACCCGGGAGCGTCATCGGCGCATGGACCTCGTCGGCGACGACGACCACTCCGTGCCGGGTGGCCAGGCCCGCGATCTCCGTCAGCAGGGCACGGTCGGCCACCTGCCCGGTGGGGTTGTGCGGGTTGCACAGCAGGAACGCGCGCACGTCCTCGCGAGCGAAGGCAGCCGCCAGGGCGTCGAGGTCCCAGGTCCACCCGGCTCCGTCGCGGGCCAGCGGCACCTCGACCAGACGGCGGCCGGCCACGTCCGGCACGACCGAGAAGAACGGCGGGTAGACCGGCGGGGTGATGACCACGCCGTCGCCGGGCCGGGTCAGCGCCCGCAGCGCCCACGAGACGGCGGTGAGGACGTCCCCGTACACCGAGACCCGGGCGGGGTGGACCGTCCAGCCGAAACGCCGTGCGGCGTCGGCGGCGAAGACCTCGGGCAGCCGCTGAGGCCAGGCGTAGCCGGTGTCGCCGCGGGCCACCGCGTCGGCGAGGGCCGCCGCGATCGGCTCGGCGAGCGGGAAGTCCATCTCCGCGACGAACGTGGGCAGCACGTCGGCGGGGTGCATCCGCCACTTCGCACTGGTCCGCCTGCGCAGCTCGTCGAGGGCGACGTCGTCGAACGGCGCGGGACCGATGCGATCGCTCACGGGCGCAGCCTGCCGCATGGGGGCGGCCCGCGTGACCCGACTCACCCGACCGTGGCTGGAGAATTATTCGCATATGCGGGAGGATTGACGTCGTGCGGGCAGACCGCCCGGACACCGCAGGAACGACGACCCAGGAACGGAGCGCCACGATGTTCTCCAGCAAGATGGCCAAGGCCACGCACAGCAGCAACCAGCTCGCGATCAACCACTCGGTGCACAAGGCCCAGATGAAGGCCGCGATCAAGAGCAAGAAGCCGGTCTCGTCCCCCGAGAAGTAGGCCACGCCGCGACGCGATCCCACGGGAGCAGCCATGACGCGACGGCAGGCCCGAGAACGACGACCCGACGAACGACGACCCGACGAACGACTACCCGACGAACGGCGACGGCGCGGACGCGCCCGCAGCTGAGCACCCGGTCAGACCGGCCCGACGGCCGAGGAGGACCGGGTGTTCTGCTGTGCGCGCGACCGCATCCGGCGCGGGTGAGTGACGTCACGCCCGCGGCGGGCATCGGGACAGCAACGGCGGGAGATACTGGCGGGGCTGGCTCGTCACGGCACGTGAGGGAGCGGATACCGACCGGGCGGCACCACCGTCTGCTCGTCCGCACCGTCCCGGAAGGCTCTCGCCCGCGTGTCCCCCGTCGCCACCCTCGCCCTCGCCCTGGCCTCCGGCCTGGCCATCACGTCCGCGCTCCTCATGCTCCGCGGCTCGCTGCGGGCCCGCTCGTCCGACGGCCTGGCCACCGGGATGCTGGCCCTCAACCTGTTCATCCACCCGATGTGGCTCACCTACGCCATCCAGCACGGCAACCCGGCGCAGGCGGCGGCCGGCGTCGCCTGGGTGTCCGCCATCACCTGCTGGTGGGGCTTCCGGGCCACCGACCGCGGCGGGCGCTTCTGGTGGGCGGTCGCCGGGATGGCCGTGTGGCTCGCGGTCGTCCTGGCCAGCTCGGCGTTCGTGCCCTACCAGGTCTACGGCTGGATCGGCGGCACCGCCGGCGTGGTCTCGTTCGTCCCGCAGGTCCGCGCGCTGTTCCGGGCGGACCACCTCGGGGTGGGCTTCGACCTGCGGGCCTGGTCCGTGGTCCTGGTCAGCATGTCGGCCTGGCTGTCGTACGGACTGGCCGCCCGCGAGCTGCCGATCATCGTGCCCAATATCGTGTCGCTCACCATGGTCGTGCTGATCGTGGGTCGCGCCCGGGTGCTCAGCCGCCGGCCGATGCCGGTGCGCGACGAACTGGCGACCGCGGCGTAGTCGTATCGCGCGCCAGCCGCTCGTCCACGCCGAGCCGCCCGGACCCCGACCAGGCCAGGAACAGCGCGGCGGCCAGCAGGATGAGACCCAGCCACAGGTGGAAGAAGTCGCGGTCGATGCGGCCGCCGGTGCCGACGGCGACGACCATCTGCGCCGCAACGACCAGGGCAGCCGGTCGGGTGAGCAGGCCCAGCACGAGCAGCAGGCCGCCGACCAGCTCGACGGTGCCGGCCAGGTAGACCGACAGCTCCGGCAGCGGGATGCCGTAGCGCTCGAAGGCCGCGACCAGGTCGGCGTGCCGGGTGAACTTCGACAGGCTCACGGCCACCAGGACCACCCCGGCCGCGAGCCGCACCACCGTCGGGATCCAGGCGGCACCGCCGGACAGGCGTTGCTGCAGCAGGCGTTGCGTCCACGTCATACCCGGGACCGTAGGGCCGAAGGGGCCGAACCGACCCTTACGAGGCGGTGACGGCCGCCCGCCACAGCCGTGCGACGCTGTCCCCGACCCGAGACCGGCCGACGCCGGACGTCCCGAGGAGCCGACCATGACGGGCCCGCTGCGCGCCCTGCTGCTGGAGAACATCCACCCCGACGGGGCCGCCCGTCTCACGGCGTCCGGCATCTACGTCGAGACCGAGGCCCGCGCGCTGGGCCCGGACGAGCTGGCCGAGCGCATCCCCGGGTTCCACCTGCTCGGCATCCGGTCCAAGACCCGGGTCACCGAGTCGGTGCTGGAGGCCGGCGCCGACCTGTTGTCCGTGGGCGCCTTCTGCATCGGCACCGACCAGGTCGACCTGGCCGAGGCCTCCCGCCGCGGCGTCGCCATCTTCAACGCCCCGTACTCCAACACCCGCAGCGTGGTCGAGCTCGCGCTGGCCGAGATCATCGCGCTCACGCGGCGTCTGACGGAGAAGGACCGGTCCGCCCACGCCGGGGTGTGGGACAAGTCCGCGGTCCGCAGCCACGAGGTCCGCGGGCGCTCGCTGGGCATCGTCGGGTACGGCAACATCGGCACCCAGCTGTCGATCCTGGCCGAGAACCTGGGCATGCAGGTCTACTTCTACGACACCGCCGACAAGCTGGCGCTGGGCAACGCCCGTCGCTGCGCCACGCTGCACGAGCTGCTCGGCGTCGCCGACGTGGTGACGCTGCACGTGGACGGACGCGCCGGCAACGCGGGCATGTTCGGCGCCGCCGAGTTCGCCGCGATGCGTTCGGGGGCGCTGTTCCTGAACCTGTCCCGCGGCTTCGTGGTCGATGCGGACTCGCTGCGCGACCACCTCCTCAGCGGCCATCTCGGCGGCGCGGGGATCGACGTGTTCCCGCACGAGCCGGCCAGCACGGCGGACGAGTTCGAGTCGGTGCTGCGCGGGCTGCCCAACGTGATCCTCACCCCGCACATCGGGGGATCCACGCAGGAGGCGCAGCAGGACATCGGGCACTTCGTCGCCGGCAAGTTCCTGGACTACGTGTCCGCGGGGACGTCCGCCCTGAGCGTGAACCTGCCCGAGCTGACCCTGCCGCCGCGGACCGGCAGCCACCGGCTGGCGCACCTGCACGCCAACGTCCCCGGCGTGCTCGCGGCCATCAA contains:
- a CDS encoding aminotransferase class I/II-fold pyridoxal phosphate-dependent enzyme gives rise to the protein MSDRIGPAPFDDVALDELRRRTSAKWRMHPADVLPTFVAEMDFPLAEPIAAALADAVARGDTGYAWPQRLPEVFAADAARRFGWTVHPARVSVYGDVLTAVSWALRALTRPGDGVVITPPVYPPFFSVVPDVAGRRLVEVPLARDGAGWTWDLDALAAAFAREDVRAFLLCNPHNPTGQVADRALLTEIAGLATRHGVVVVADEVHAPMTLPGAVHTPYVSLGEEAAGDSVTVTSASKAWNVPGLKCAQLVAGSASLADRLGERVPQEAHFTTGLFGVVAAVAAYSEGQDWLDRALATIDRNRALLADLLDRDLPGTRYVAPAAGYLAWVDCSELGLGPDPAAVFLERGRVACGSGPAFGAGGAGHVRLSIATSAGILTEIVQRMAAALR
- a CDS encoding YjjI family glycine radical enzyme; its protein translation is MEELRSLVRGVVEDPSLTYRQRVQRLAGLAEEALEPPPVSDACRLALDKRVICDMYEGNAPYRPRYVLPDYVQAVRQGSAFLELEAPQTLDDALTFLLCMYSQVPSITGYPVYLGDLDKVLAPFVDDVDDEHLEASLRRFWVSVDRMYPDAFVHTDLGPDDSRVARTLLRLDRELLQVVPNVTLKVDPERTPDDLVRDAVTTVFECGKPHFVNHPMMVRDHGEDYAAVSCYNSLRIGGGSHTLVRLNLRESVLHHDGDTEAYLAVTLPFYVELTAELMESRIRYLVEEAGFYEHSWLAREGLVDLARFSAMFGVFGLAEAVDLLMERAGHEGRYGHDDDANALSYRIVSTVADLVARRPMPYCEANGGRAFLHSQSGIDLDEGVTAGTRIPVGTEPPLYEHLRAVAPHHTHFQSGVSDILHFDDTTRRNPQAVVDVIRGAFALGMRDFTFNLDSNDFIRITGYLVRKSDLIHVEEGARHGSTFLGAGSVAQSHVDQRAVKRVVSHESSPRARR
- a CDS encoding DoxX family membrane protein gives rise to the protein MTWTQRLLQQRLSGGAAWIPTVVRLAAGVVLVAVSLSKFTRHADLVAAFERYGIPLPELSVYLAGTVELVGGLLLVLGLLTRPAALVVAAQMVVAVGTGGRIDRDFFHLWLGLILLAAALFLAWSGSGRLGVDERLARDTTTPRSPVRRAPASAGG
- a CDS encoding radical SAM protein, encoding MSPPLGLVADVVRFSWVDGPGNRYVVFFQGCGFDCVACHNPHTIPLHTPRAREMSVEALVADLRPVVPFLSGVTASGGESTLQADFLRAWFEALKSDPGLAGLTTFVDSNGSASRATWDRLAPVMDAAMIDLKALAPEVHRLLTGEPNDAVLDSIRHLSDLGKLHEVRLLLVPGVNDDERTLRRTAEWLLDVDPAMRVRVIGFRRHGVRAAARDFPEATEEQRADYVRILVDAGVRDPLLV
- the serA gene encoding phosphoglycerate dehydrogenase; amino-acid sequence: MTGPLRALLLENIHPDGAARLTASGIYVETEARALGPDELAERIPGFHLLGIRSKTRVTESVLEAGADLLSVGAFCIGTDQVDLAEASRRGVAIFNAPYSNTRSVVELALAEIIALTRRLTEKDRSAHAGVWDKSAVRSHEVRGRSLGIVGYGNIGTQLSILAENLGMQVYFYDTADKLALGNARRCATLHELLGVADVVTLHVDGRAGNAGMFGAAEFAAMRSGALFLNLSRGFVVDADSLRDHLLSGHLGGAGIDVFPHEPASTADEFESVLRGLPNVILTPHIGGSTQEAQQDIGHFVAGKFLDYVSAGTSALSVNLPELTLPPRTGSHRLAHLHANVPGVLAAINSVLADHAVNIEGQLLGTRGDLGYVLTDIATDYAADVVAELRALPETVRLRVLS